A region from the Drosophila takahashii strain IR98-3 E-12201 chromosome 2L, DtakHiC1v2, whole genome shotgun sequence genome encodes:
- the LOC138914902 gene encoding uncharacterized protein has translation MKFYNDCRESYDKYRAIIRDGMEQSTSQAEGLGIGVSSWDTILIAIIKQKLDLASRALYEQSLDGSRELQGLDTLLSFLDQRIRVLGTGKKGQQSRKEQRGPTSSSATTGKGPCCQFCKRNHWLYKCDDFRSKTIPERVNWVQKQRLCVNCFSNDHKAKDCRGRPCFKRDKKHHTLLHLETTSGASPNQHSPTLPKWCSNNGQILKDIPEVDTIKTVKLDETLTHYSLKTLGLVWMPKRDQLCGRSQKSEVSIITKRGYADDMAKVINEVKSKEDVLMMLLKNQTSILDSTINVVRKSKSSTDNRIRNLEHQIATINKERGNKAPWELLLY, from the exons ATGAAGTTCTATAACGACTGTCGTGAGTCATACGACAAATATCGAGCTATCATACGGGACGGCATGGAACAATCAACAAGCCAAGCCGAG GGACTGGGCATCGGTGTATCAAGTTGGGATACAATATTGATTGCCATCATCAAGCAAAAATTGGATCTTGCAAGCAGAGCCCTATACGAGCAGTCGTTAGATGGGTCCCGAGAGTTACAGGGTCTCGACACACTGCTCAGCTTTCTGGACCAGCGCATCCGAGTTCTTGGAACAGGAAAAAAGGGACAACAATCAAGAAAGGAACAGAGGGGTCCAACAAGCTCATCAGCCACTACTGGAAAAGGACCATGCTGTCAATTTTGCAAAAGGAATCACTGGCTCTATAAATGCGATGACTTCCGCAGCAAAACAATACCCGAACGAGTTAATTGggtacaaaaacaaagactGTGTGTCAACTGCTTCAGCAATGACCATAAGGCAAAGGATTGCCGAGGTCGCCCGTGTTTTAAGCGCGACAAGAAACATCATACTTTGTTGCATCTGGAAACCACATCAGGTGCATCACCCAATCAACATTCACCTACT CTCCCAAAATGGTGCTCCAATAATGGGCAAATTCTAAAAGACATTCCCGAAGTAGACACCATCAAAACCGTCAAGCTAGACGAAACATTGACACACTACAGTCTCAAGACGTTGGGTTTGGTATGGATGCCAAAAAGGGATCAACTGTGTGGGCGATCCCAGAAAAGCGAGGTGTCAATCATCACCAAACGCGG GTATGCAGACGACATGGCCAAGGTTATAAATGAGGTGAAATCCAAAGAAGATGTGTTGATGATGCTGCTTAAGAATCAAACGTCGATCTTGGATTCTACTATAAACGTAGTCAGGAAAAGCAAGTCATCCACTGATAACCGCATCAGAAATTTGGAGCATCAAATTGCAACCATCAACAAGGAACGAGGCAACAAGGCGCCGTGGGAACTACTACTTTATTAA